Proteins encoded within one genomic window of Bos mutus isolate GX-2022 chromosome 9, NWIPB_WYAK_1.1, whole genome shotgun sequence:
- the LOC138989148 gene encoding LOW QUALITY PROTEIN: histone-lysine N-methyltransferase SETMAR (The sequence of the model RefSeq protein was modified relative to this genomic sequence to represent the inferred CDS: inserted 4 bases in 2 codons; deleted 4 bases in 3 codons; substituted 9 bases at 9 genomic stop codons), with protein sequence MPVKVKKENHNREALQVNFRLWKLQIXAIFLFKFKMGHKAVEITHNINDAFGPGTANERIVQWQFKKFCKGDESLEDEELSGQPLEVDNNKLTAIIEAEPLTTTXEVVKELNVDHSMVIWHLKXIGKVKKLSKCVPHERTANKKNLHFEVLSPLILRNNKPLLNQIIMCNEXWILHDNQGXPAQWLDXEEAPKHFPKPSLHPKKVMVTVVTIRSAAGLIYYSFLNPGKIITSEKYAQQIXKDALQHLQPALVNRKGPILXTDNACPHIAQPTLQKLNELGYKVLPHSLDLXPTDYHFFKHLDNFLQGKCFHNQQDEXNAFQVFIKSQSTDFXAIGINKLIIHWQKCVDCNGSYFD encoded by the exons atgccagtgaaagtgaaaaaagagaaccATAACAGGGAGGCACTGCAAGTGAAC tttagactatggaaattgcaaatttgagcaattttcttattcaagttcaaaatgggtcataaagcagtggagatAACTCACAACATCAATgacgcatttggcccaggaactgctaatgaacgtaTAGTGCAGTGGcaattcaagaagttttgcaaaggagatgagagccttgaagatgaggagctcagtggccagccattggaagttgacaacaacAAATTGACAGCAATCATCGAAGCTgaa cctcttacaactacatgagaagttgtcAAAGAACTCAATgttgaccattctatggtcatttggcatttgaagtaaattggaaaggtgaaaaagctcagtaaGTGTGTGCCTCATGAGCGAAccgcaaat aaaaaaaatcttcattttgaaGTGTTATCTCCTCTTATTCTACGCAACAACAAACCACTCCTCAATCAGATTATAATGTGCAATGAATAGTGGATTTTACATGACAACCAGGGATAACCAGcccagtggttggactgagaagaagcgccaaagcacttcccaaagccaag cttgcacccaaaaaaggtcatggtcactgtt GTCACCATTAGGTCTGCTGCAGGTCTGATCtactatagctttctgaatcctggcaaaatcattacatctgagaagtatgctcagcaaat aaaaGATGCTCTTCAACACCTTCAGCCAGCATTGGttaacagaaagggcccaattct caCGGACAATGCCTGCCCTCACAttgcacaaccaacacttcaaaagttgaatgaattgggctacaaagttttgcctcattcaCTTGACCTTtagccaactgactaccacttcttcaagcatctcgacaactttttgcagggaaaatgcttccacaaccagcaggatgaATAGAATGCTTTTCAAGTGTTCATCAAAtcccaaagcacagatttttaagctataggaataaacaaacttattattcattggcaaaaatgtgttgattgtaatggttcctattttgattaa